A DNA window from Massilia putida contains the following coding sequences:
- a CDS encoding PAS domain-containing sensor histidine kinase, with protein sequence MTDIATADAFRTIAELGGDLAFILDCATRQPAYISAGVDEMLGYSSADICAQLAHGGDGPLAALCAGLPERLRRFAAGDGSRLRVMREFDLRRPDGSEVALEVISTLALDDDGQPRALLGLVRDVSARRERERERKRFASMLNHEFRTPLSTIDGAIQRLESLGTKADEATRQRYRKIAAATDRLIAMVDDYLSPERMAALGSQRRENTVGPRLLLEELVAQARVAGRPVTLVAGELPAALRGEPSGLRLALKVLLDNALRYTPAGTKLHVTGQRVDGGIELALRDEGAGVPAGDIDRIFDKGYRGTNAEGIAGSGLGLYMARSVVEVHGGSLTYACSPEGGSEFKLWLPVQESGAKALASGLTSSDNRNGDRG encoded by the coding sequence ATGACGGACATCGCCACGGCGGACGCCTTTCGCACGATTGCCGAACTGGGCGGCGACCTGGCCTTCATCCTCGATTGCGCCACCAGACAGCCGGCGTACATCAGCGCCGGCGTCGACGAGATGCTCGGTTATTCCAGCGCCGACATCTGCGCGCAACTCGCGCATGGCGGCGATGGTCCGCTGGCGGCGTTGTGCGCCGGCTTGCCCGAGCGTTTGCGGCGCTTCGCCGCCGGCGACGGGTCGCGCCTGCGCGTGATGCGCGAGTTCGACCTGCGCCGGCCGGACGGGAGCGAAGTCGCCCTCGAGGTGATCTCGACCCTGGCGCTGGACGACGACGGCCAGCCGCGCGCGTTGCTGGGCCTCGTGCGCGACGTGTCCGCGCGGCGCGAGCGGGAACGCGAGCGCAAGCGTTTTGCGAGCATGCTGAACCACGAATTCCGCACGCCGCTGTCGACGATCGACGGCGCGATCCAGCGGCTGGAGTCGCTGGGCACGAAGGCTGACGAGGCGACGCGCCAGCGCTACCGCAAGATCGCGGCGGCGACGGATCGCCTGATCGCGATGGTGGACGATTACCTGTCGCCCGAGCGCATGGCCGCGCTCGGCAGCCAGCGCCGCGAGAACACGGTGGGGCCACGCCTGTTGCTGGAAGAACTGGTGGCGCAGGCGCGCGTGGCAGGGCGTCCCGTGACCTTGGTGGCGGGCGAGTTGCCGGCGGCGTTGCGCGGCGAGCCGTCCGGGCTGCGTCTTGCGCTCAAGGTGTTATTGGACAATGCCTTGCGCTATACGCCGGCTGGAACAAAGCTGCACGTGACGGGACAGCGGGTCGACGGCGGCATCGAACTGGCGCTGCGCGACGAGGGGGCGGGCGTGCCGGCTGGCGATATCGACCGCATCTTCGACAAAGGCTATCGCGGCACGAATGCGGAGGGCATCGCGGGCAGCGGTCTCGGGCTGTACATGGCGCGCTCCGTGGTCGAAGTGCATGGCGGCAGTTTGACATATGCATGCTCTCCAGAGGGCGGGTCAGAGTTCAAGCTATGGCTGCCGGTACAGGAAAGCGGGGCAAAAGCCCTTGCTTCCGGATTGACCAGCAGTGATAATCGGAACGGCGACCGGGGTTAG
- a CDS encoding DEAD/DEAH box helicase has product MHTVDFHRDDTSDAPPARAPARAPALPAPVLSWLQRVEAAAHPQPKLTAEVTDPKAVQYKFVYVMAPTSGGRHVAICLCKARLRPNGDVAAASPVSEVFSLLSAPPAYLEGDDEDLVRFFIAMRSGSNQSTSATEPKGKVGAILLQQLLDQGKLLWANSWSDMTNGLLYPLQAGPVRKANLTWRDEGRAAKLGWSVEPPKGATHAGADLVDYMLPTDPPWYIDNLSCGPLELNRGGIDISLAELQALVSQAPPLAGNDKKRVSQLLLAHGLQQLMPLPQPLTQRIRTDVKPQPHLLLDAIPQAEGNGQRWQDFAVLSFDYDGQRISFDPAQRVVRQIGDVTEIIQRDEALEAAALDALNKLGFRKPATAPLSALSGALLLDSQAHWLRFAENDLDALSDLGWHVQKSPKYRYDVVPVEDWYADIDEPPEAGNAWFELELGIVVNRKRVPLLPVLVQLIRTAPLDFNPDVLAAHAEADQMLATLPDGLRVALPWGRVKPILSTLGELYFNDKIKNKVRLSTLDAARLEELAKGTELTWTGGERLRETGRKLSQFGKVKKVDAPKGLQATLRDYQLDGLAWMQFLREYDLGGILADDMGLGKTVQTIAHILTEKEAGRLTNPALVIAPTSLMMNWMEEAARFAPDLKVLLLQGKERVDLFDQIDGADIVLTTYALLPRDEEKLREHQYHLVILDESHYIKNTRSKAAQTAGSLNARHRLCLSGTPLENHLGELWSQFHFLLPGLLGDEKTFNTQFRHPIERQDDPVRRMLLNRRIKPFLLRRTKDHVAKELPEKTEMIRRIEISGPQRDLYETVRLAMDKKVREEIDRKGVARSQIVILEALLKLRQVCCDPRLVKSMPAKKNTAAVSAKLMDLMQMVDDLLGEGRKILVFSQFTSMLALIEEELDARKIPYAILTGETRDRSAQVAAFQQGAVPIFLISLKAGGVGLNLTAADTVIHYDPWWNPAAENQATDRAWRIGQDKPVFVYKLIAKGTLEEKIQLLQQKKSELAASILAEGESQKMALTQEDLQAIFAPLDE; this is encoded by the coding sequence ATGCACACAGTTGATTTTCATCGCGACGACACCAGCGACGCACCGCCGGCTCGAGCACCCGCACGCGCTCCAGCCCTGCCCGCACCGGTGTTGAGCTGGCTGCAAAGGGTCGAGGCGGCAGCACATCCCCAGCCGAAGCTGACCGCGGAAGTCACTGACCCCAAGGCCGTCCAGTACAAATTCGTTTATGTCATGGCCCCGACCAGCGGCGGCCGCCACGTCGCGATCTGCCTGTGCAAGGCGCGCCTGCGCCCGAATGGCGACGTGGCCGCGGCCAGCCCGGTGAGCGAGGTGTTTTCGCTGCTGTCGGCGCCGCCCGCCTACCTCGAAGGCGACGACGAGGACCTGGTGCGCTTCTTCATCGCCATGCGCAGCGGCTCCAACCAGAGCACGAGCGCGACCGAGCCCAAGGGCAAGGTCGGCGCCATCCTGCTGCAGCAGTTGCTCGACCAAGGGAAGCTGCTGTGGGCGAACTCGTGGTCCGACATGACCAACGGTTTGCTGTATCCGCTGCAGGCCGGCCCGGTGCGCAAGGCCAATCTCACGTGGCGCGACGAAGGCCGCGCGGCCAAGCTGGGGTGGTCGGTGGAACCGCCGAAGGGCGCGACGCATGCCGGCGCCGACCTCGTCGACTACATGCTCCCGACCGATCCGCCGTGGTATATCGACAACCTGTCGTGCGGTCCGCTGGAGCTGAACCGCGGCGGCATCGACATCTCGCTGGCCGAACTGCAGGCGCTCGTGTCGCAGGCGCCGCCGCTGGCCGGCAACGATAAAAAACGCGTGTCGCAACTGTTGCTGGCGCATGGCCTGCAACAGCTGATGCCGCTGCCACAGCCGCTCACGCAGCGCATCCGCACGGACGTGAAACCGCAGCCGCACCTGCTGCTCGACGCGATCCCGCAAGCCGAAGGCAATGGCCAGCGCTGGCAGGATTTCGCCGTGCTGTCGTTCGACTACGACGGCCAGCGCATCTCGTTCGACCCGGCCCAGCGCGTCGTGCGCCAGATCGGCGACGTCACCGAGATCATCCAGCGCGACGAAGCATTGGAAGCGGCCGCGCTGGACGCGCTGAACAAGCTGGGGTTCCGCAAGCCGGCCACGGCGCCGCTGTCGGCGCTGTCCGGCGCGCTGCTGCTGGACAGCCAGGCGCATTGGCTGCGCTTTGCCGAGAACGATCTCGACGCGCTGTCCGACCTCGGCTGGCACGTGCAGAAGTCGCCGAAATACCGCTACGACGTCGTGCCGGTCGAGGACTGGTATGCCGACATCGACGAGCCGCCCGAGGCCGGCAACGCCTGGTTCGAGCTGGAACTGGGCATCGTCGTCAACCGCAAGCGCGTGCCGCTGCTGCCCGTGCTGGTGCAACTCATTCGCACGGCGCCGCTCGACTTCAATCCGGACGTGCTGGCCGCGCACGCCGAAGCCGACCAGATGCTGGCCACGCTGCCGGACGGCTTGCGCGTGGCGCTGCCGTGGGGCCGCGTCAAGCCGATCCTGTCGACGCTGGGCGAGCTGTATTTCAACGACAAGATCAAGAATAAGGTCCGGCTGTCGACCTTGGACGCGGCACGCCTGGAAGAACTCGCGAAAGGCACCGAACTGACCTGGACGGGCGGCGAACGCCTGCGCGAAACGGGCCGCAAGCTGAGCCAGTTCGGCAAAGTCAAAAAGGTCGACGCGCCGAAGGGCCTGCAAGCCACCCTGCGCGATTACCAGCTCGACGGTCTTGCGTGGATGCAGTTCCTGCGCGAATACGACCTGGGCGGTATCCTCGCCGACGACATGGGTCTCGGCAAGACCGTGCAGACGATCGCCCACATCCTGACGGAAAAGGAAGCGGGCCGCCTGACGAATCCGGCACTCGTCATCGCGCCGACGAGCCTCATGATGAACTGGATGGAGGAAGCTGCGCGCTTCGCCCCGGACCTGAAAGTGCTTCTGCTGCAAGGCAAGGAACGCGTGGATTTGTTCGACCAGATCGACGGTGCCGACATCGTGCTGACGACGTACGCGCTGCTGCCGCGCGACGAAGAAAAGCTGCGCGAGCATCAGTATCACCTCGTGATCCTGGACGAATCGCACTACATCAAGAACACGCGCTCGAAGGCGGCGCAGACGGCCGGTTCGCTGAACGCGCGCCATCGCCTGTGCCTGTCCGGCACGCCGCTGGAAAACCACCTGGGCGAATTGTGGTCGCAGTTCCACTTCCTGCTGCCGGGCCTGCTCGGCGACGAGAAGACGTTCAACACGCAGTTCCGCCATCCGATCGAACGCCAGGACGACCCGGTGCGCCGCATGCTGCTGAACCGCCGCATCAAGCCGTTCCTGCTGCGCCGGACCAAGGACCACGTGGCGAAGGAACTCCCGGAAAAAACCGAGATGATCCGCCGCATCGAGATCAGCGGCCCGCAGCGCGACCTGTACGAGACCGTGCGCCTGGCGATGGACAAGAAGGTGCGCGAGGAGATCGACCGCAAGGGCGTGGCGCGCAGCCAGATCGTCATCCTGGAAGCGCTGTTGAAACTGCGCCAGGTCTGCTGCGACCCGCGCCTGGTGAAATCCATGCCGGCCAAGAAGAACACGGCGGCCGTGTCGGCCAAGCTGATGGACTTGATGCAGATGGTCGACGACCTGCTGGGAGAGGGCCGCAAGATCCTCGTGTTCTCGCAGTTCACGAGCATGCTGGCCCTCATCGAGGAAGAACTCGACGCGCGCAAGATCCCGTACGCCATCCTGACGGGCGAAACGCGCGACCGTTCCGCACAGGTCGCCGCATTCCAGCAGGGCGCCGTGCCGATCTTCCTGATCAGCCTCAAGGCCGGCGGCGTGGGCCTGAACCTGACGGCGGCCGACACGGTCATCCACTACGACCCGTGGTGGAACCCGGCGGCCGAAAACCAGGCGACCGACCGCGCCTGGCGCATCGGGCAGGACAAGCCGGTGTTCGTGTATAAACTGATCGCCAAGGGCACGCTGGAAGAAAAGATCCAGCTGCTGCAGCAAAAGAAATCGGAGTTGGCTGCTTCGATTCTGGCCGAAGGCGAGTCGCAAAAGATGGCGCTCACGCAGGAAGACTTGCAGGCGATCTTCGCGCCGCTGGACGAGTAA
- a CDS encoding Tex family protein, translated as MLPSIEQRLAQELSAKPVQVAAAVALLDEGATVPFIARYRKEATGGLDDTQLRLLEERLRYLRELEDRRAAIISSITEQNKMTPELLEAISLAEDKTRLEDLYLPYKQKRRTKAQIAIEAGLKPLADDLLDDPSRDPESEAAKYLRDAFTNADGVANPGVADTKAALDGARQILMERFAEDAELLQSLREYVQEHGVVESKVVDGKQEEGEKFADYFDYSETLATIPSHRALALMRGRREGVLDVTLRLDSEPEKPKWDAPHNPCESRIAARFGIKGAGRPADKWLLDTARWTWRVKSFMYIETELMSALREKAEGDAIHVFARNLKDLLLAAPAGPRATMGLDPGLRTGVKVAVVDATGKVVDTSTIYPHAPRNDWDGSLHTLAKLAAKHNVSLISIGNGTASRETDKLAQDLIKQHPELKLTKIVVSEAGASVYSASEFASRELPELDVSLRGAVSIARRLQDPLAELVKIDPKSIGVGQYQHDVSQTQLARQLDAVVEDCVNAVGVDVNTASAPLLARVSGLSSSVAQSIVNYRDQQGAFASRAALKKVPRLGDKTFELAAGFLRIVNGENPLDASAVHPESYPVVEKILADIQKDIKSVIGDSALVKRLNPAKYADDKFGVPTVTDILKELEKPGRDPRPEFTTATFKEGVEEISDLRPDMILEGVVTNVAAFGAFVDIGVHQDGLVHISALSNTFVKDPHTVVKAGQVVKVKVLEVDVKRKRIALTMRLSDSAPQAGAQPNQRADRDDRKRLGQHQRQERPAAPASGAMAAAFAKLKR; from the coding sequence ATGCTGCCTTCGATCGAACAACGCCTCGCCCAAGAACTGTCCGCCAAACCGGTGCAAGTGGCCGCCGCCGTCGCCCTGCTCGACGAAGGCGCCACCGTCCCCTTCATCGCCCGCTACCGCAAGGAAGCCACGGGTGGCCTCGACGACACGCAACTGCGCCTGCTGGAAGAGCGCCTGCGCTACCTGCGCGAACTGGAAGACCGCCGCGCCGCCATCATTTCCTCCATCACGGAGCAGAACAAGATGACGCCGGAGCTGCTCGAAGCGATCTCGCTCGCGGAGGACAAGACGCGCCTGGAAGACCTGTACCTGCCGTACAAGCAGAAACGCCGCACCAAGGCGCAGATCGCGATCGAGGCCGGCCTGAAGCCGCTGGCCGACGACCTGCTCGACGATCCGTCGCGCGACCCGGAAAGCGAGGCCGCGAAATATCTGCGCGACGCGTTCACGAACGCGGACGGCGTCGCGAACCCCGGCGTGGCCGACACGAAGGCCGCGCTGGACGGCGCGCGCCAGATCCTGATGGAGCGCTTCGCGGAAGACGCGGAACTGCTGCAATCGCTGCGCGAATACGTGCAGGAGCACGGCGTCGTCGAATCGAAGGTCGTCGACGGCAAGCAGGAAGAAGGCGAAAAATTCGCCGACTACTTCGATTATTCGGAGACGCTCGCCACCATCCCGTCGCACCGCGCGCTGGCGCTGATGCGCGGCCGCCGCGAGGGCGTGCTGGACGTCACGCTGCGCCTCGATTCCGAGCCGGAAAAGCCGAAGTGGGACGCGCCGCACAACCCATGCGAAAGCCGCATCGCCGCACGCTTCGGCATCAAGGGCGCGGGCCGCCCGGCCGACAAATGGCTGCTCGACACGGCGCGCTGGACGTGGCGCGTAAAAAGCTTCATGTACATCGAGACGGAGCTGATGAGCGCCTTGCGCGAAAAGGCCGAGGGCGATGCGATCCACGTGTTTGCACGCAATCTGAAAGATCTGCTGCTCGCCGCGCCCGCGGGTCCGCGCGCGACGATGGGTCTCGATCCGGGCCTGCGCACGGGCGTGAAAGTGGCCGTCGTCGACGCCACCGGCAAAGTGGTCGACACGTCGACCATTTACCCGCACGCGCCCCGCAACGACTGGGACGGTTCGCTGCACACGCTGGCGAAGCTCGCCGCGAAACACAACGTCTCCTTGATCTCGATCGGCAACGGCACCGCGTCGCGCGAGACCGATAAACTCGCGCAGGACCTGATCAAGCAGCATCCTGAGCTGAAGCTCACGAAGATCGTCGTGTCGGAAGCCGGTGCGTCGGTGTACTCGGCGTCGGAATTCGCGTCGCGCGAACTGCCGGAACTGGACGTGTCGCTGCGCGGCGCGGTATCCATCGCGCGCCGCCTGCAGGACCCGCTCGCGGAACTCGTGAAGATCGATCCGAAGAGTATCGGCGTGGGCCAGTACCAGCACGACGTGTCGCAGACGCAGCTCGCGCGCCAGCTCGACGCCGTCGTCGAGGATTGCGTGAACGCGGTCGGCGTGGACGTGAACACGGCGTCGGCGCCACTGCTGGCACGCGTGTCGGGCCTGTCGTCCAGCGTCGCGCAAAGCATCGTCAACTACCGCGACCAGCAAGGCGCATTCGCGTCGCGCGCGGCGCTGAAGAAGGTGCCGCGCCTGGGCGATAAAACGTTCGAACTGGCGGCGGGTTTTCTCCGCATCGTGAACGGAGAGAATCCTCTGGACGCGTCGGCCGTGCACCCGGAATCGTATCCGGTCGTCGAAAAAATCCTGGCCGACATCCAAAAAGACATCAAGTCGGTGATCGGCGACAGCGCGCTGGTAAAACGCCTGAATCCGGCCAAGTACGCGGACGACAAGTTCGGCGTGCCGACCGTGACCGACATCTTGAAAGAGCTGGAAAAGCCAGGCCGCGACCCGCGTCCGGAATTCACGACGGCCACGTTCAAGGAAGGCGTCGAAGAAATCTCGGACCTGCGCCCGGACATGATCCTGGAAGGCGTCGTCACCAACGTGGCGGCGTTCGGCGCATTCGTCGACATCGGCGTGCACCAGGATGGCCTCGTGCACATCTCGGCGCTGTCGAACACGTTCGTGAAGGACCCGCACACGGTCGTGAAAGCCGGCCAGGTCGTGAAAGTGAAAGTGCTGGAAGTGGACGTCAAGCGCAAGCGCATCGCGCTCACCATGCGCCTGTCGGACAGCGCGCCGCAGGCGGGGGCGCAGCCGAACCAGCGCGCGGATCGCGACGACCGCAAGCGACTCGGCCAGCATCAGCGCCAGGAGCGGCCGGCCGCGCCGGCGAGTGGCGCGATGGCCGCAGCATTCGCCAAGCTCAAGCGCTAA
- the grxD gene encoding Grx4 family monothiol glutaredoxin, which translates to MSDVQSWIKETVTNTPVVLFMKGTAQFPQCGFSGRAIQILKACGVDNIATVNVLEDADVRQGIKEYSNWPTIPQLYVNGEFIGGSDIMTEMYESGELQALLKKNG; encoded by the coding sequence ATGAGCGACGTACAATCCTGGATCAAAGAGACCGTGACCAACACGCCTGTCGTGCTGTTCATGAAGGGCACGGCCCAGTTCCCGCAATGCGGTTTTTCCGGCCGCGCGATCCAAATCCTGAAGGCTTGCGGCGTCGATAACATCGCCACCGTGAACGTCCTGGAAGACGCGGACGTCCGCCAGGGCATCAAGGAATACTCGAACTGGCCGACCATTCCGCAGCTGTACGTGAACGGCGAATTCATCGGCGGTTCCGACATCATGACGGAAATGTACGAGTCCGGCGAACTGCAAGCCCTGCTCAAGAAGAATGGCTGA